TTTTTAAAGGGTTTCCCCTCTCGCATTCTTCCTCTCCCTTTCTTCCTCATGCCTCAATGGCGACGAGTTCGACGTCGCCGACGACGCCGACCATCTCCCCGCATTGGGCGAAAGCCCCGCGCACGCCGCGCCGTTTCAGGCTCTCCGCCGCGGCCAGCACCGCATCCAGGTCGCCCCGGCCGGTCAGCAGATTGCCGAGCGCCGTTGCCGCCGCGTCGGCCACGGCTCCCCGGTCGGCCACGACCGTCACCATATCCGCCTGGCCGAGGCTCAAGGAGTGCCCGACCTTGCCCGAGGAGGCGCATACCGCCGCCGGCAGGTCGCCGGGCGCGAAGCGCAGGGCCAGCCGCGCCCCTTCCACAGGCCTGGCCAAAAGCGCCACCGTGCGCTCCACGGTCGAGCGCAGAAAGATATCCCCGCCGTTTTCGACCAGCAGGTTGGGCGAAAGCGCCGCGAAGCGGTCGGCCACGGCCTGTCCCATGGCCCCGGCCACGGCGGCCATGGGGCCCACGCCGAACCGGGCGGCGGCTTCGGCCATCTCCCGGGCGAGCGGCGGGGCGTCGTCGCCCGCCGTCACCGGGGTAAGGCTTTCGCGGAAATCGGGATGCAGGAGGATGTAGGCCGTCAGCTCCCGGCGCAGTTCGGAGACGAGCGCG
The window above is part of the Solidesulfovibrio fructosivorans JJ] genome. Proteins encoded here:
- a CDS encoding UPF0280 family protein, whose protein sequence is MTPEHAESFRAYRQNLAARPGETAFQVVVAQTDLFIVAERNLAGEIGALVSELRRELTAYILLHPDFRESLTPVTAGDDAPPLAREMAEAAARFGVGPMAAVAGAMGQAVADRFAALSPNLLVENGGDIFLRSTVERTVALLARPVEGARLALRFAPGDLPAAVCASSGKVGHSLSLGQADMVTVVADRGAVADAAATALGNLLTGRGDLDAVLAAAESLKRRGVRGAFAQCGEMVGVVGDVELVAIEA